One region of Termitidicoccus mucosus genomic DNA includes:
- a CDS encoding M48 family metalloprotease has product MKPRFFKTHIRAIAAGAVIALASAGIARAGLLDKIRDAGGALQKAKDTTQKAATVTKKTKRVADGVRGFPLEQEIALGEAVSLEITARFGGVWRDEEATRRVNLLGKALARYCDRQELGWVFGLLDSDTINAYSAPGGRVFITRGLYKLAGADDELAGILAHEITHITRRHALASLRRGELLAASLDLAGEAVADLKAFGDDIQTVTSALFEKGLDPASEFDADAGAVTLCEVTGFRPGGLRAALEAVAAATAGDARKPSDIFGTHPPIATRITRLPE; this is encoded by the coding sequence ATGAAACCGCGTTTTTTTAAAACACACATTCGTGCCATCGCCGCCGGCGCCGTGATCGCTCTCGCATCGGCGGGCATTGCGCGCGCCGGCCTGCTGGACAAAATCCGCGACGCGGGCGGCGCCCTCCAAAAGGCAAAGGACACCACGCAAAAGGCCGCGACCGTGACGAAAAAAACCAAGCGCGTCGCCGACGGCGTGCGGGGTTTCCCGCTGGAGCAGGAAATCGCGCTGGGCGAGGCCGTCTCGCTCGAAATCACCGCCCGCTTCGGCGGCGTCTGGCGGGACGAGGAGGCCACGCGCCGCGTCAACCTCCTCGGCAAGGCCCTCGCCCGCTACTGCGACCGGCAGGAACTCGGCTGGGTCTTCGGCCTGCTCGACTCCGACACCATCAACGCCTACTCCGCGCCCGGCGGACGCGTTTTCATCACGCGCGGTCTCTACAAGCTCGCGGGCGCTGACGACGAGCTGGCCGGCATCCTCGCGCACGAGATCACGCACATCACGCGCCGCCACGCGCTCGCCAGCCTGCGCCGCGGCGAGTTGCTGGCCGCCAGCCTCGATTTGGCCGGCGAGGCCGTCGCCGACCTGAAGGCGTTTGGCGATGACATCCAGACTGTCACCAGCGCGCTCTTTGAAAAAGGACTCGACCCTGCGAGCGAGTTCGACGCCGACGCCGGCGCGGTGACACTGTGCGAAGTCACCGGTTTCAGGCCCGGCGGCTTGCGCGCCGCGCTCGAAGCGGTCGCAGCCGCCACCGCCGGCGATGCCCGGAAACCGTCCGACATCTTCGGCACGCACCCGCCGATCGCCACGCGCATCACGCGCCTGCCGGAATAG
- a CDS encoding InlB B-repeat-containing protein has protein sequence MKTTKLSLTRCLATFAAALLIALGAPAAATAQPESAASAVPASVLVTLDPQGGAFPAAAANANAATPATLAVTPGEAYGALPVPARDGHVFHGWWTLPDGTGALITPGTLVPVPANTAAAAPASASDTALTLYAKWSPAAASVAAAAPAAPAPAAAALPDEIIDVSLLVPGTGTIRGNGWQFQSTGTGHANINTVYLFNYAYNFILTGTGAAGVDVEAYRWSGTPACTITLDNLSLTGIRGRSLASMSLKTDGGNLTIYAKNNTVITGRSPAGGIWVSATGATTGTLTLDLAPGAVLDTTSADGGGLTCSGTAAGAALVVQGSGTLNALTASGTDVFGTSIGDALFGYRVPAAGILVEGPVLLTGSVAVNAIGGNYSGTYTTPSNYAPGDGVRAAALTLDGAARLTAAAGSYTGTLTASGSGRTGGNGIVLFAASATAPAALTVNSTAANALVATGGATAASGAVPAWTGNGVAAIDINYPTDLVISGTGQIKTAGHNGVYSDGDLAINGGKITAEGRGSGYALHAAGGVATGTVTLANTAALIVTATNRDTPANIVKGTLVDPGHKLNATGTTTGTGGTGNNNNTGGGGGGAPSLPLLALLALLAALRARKTTRE, from the coding sequence ATGAAAACCACCAAACTATCACTCACCCGCTGCCTCGCGACCTTCGCGGCGGCGCTTCTCATCGCGCTGGGCGCGCCCGCCGCCGCCACCGCGCAGCCGGAGTCGGCTGCATCCGCCGTCCCTGCGTCCGTCCTCGTCACGCTCGACCCGCAAGGCGGCGCGTTCCCCGCCGCCGCCGCCAACGCCAACGCCGCCACGCCCGCCACCCTCGCCGTCACGCCCGGCGAAGCCTACGGCGCGCTCCCCGTGCCCGCGCGCGACGGCCACGTCTTCCACGGCTGGTGGACGCTCCCCGACGGCACCGGCGCGCTCATCACGCCCGGCACCCTCGTGCCGGTGCCGGCAAACACCGCCGCCGCCGCGCCCGCGTCCGCCAGCGACACCGCCCTCACGCTTTACGCCAAATGGTCGCCCGCCGCCGCGTCCGTGGCCGCCGCCGCTCCCGCCGCTCCCGCGCCTGCCGCCGCCGCGCTTCCCGACGAAATCATAGACGTCTCCCTGCTTGTTCCCGGCACGGGCACAATCCGCGGCAACGGCTGGCAGTTCCAGTCCACCGGCACTGGCCACGCCAACATCAACACGGTGTATCTCTTTAATTATGCCTACAATTTCATCCTGACCGGCACCGGCGCGGCCGGCGTGGATGTGGAAGCGTATCGGTGGTCCGGCACGCCAGCCTGCACCATCACCCTCGACAACCTCTCGCTCACCGGCATCCGGGGCCGGTCCCTTGCCTCGATGAGCTTAAAGACGGACGGCGGAAACCTCACCATTTACGCGAAAAACAACACGGTCATCACCGGACGTTCCCCGGCAGGCGGCATTTGGGTTAGCGCCACCGGCGCCACCACCGGCACGCTCACCCTCGACCTCGCCCCCGGCGCCGTGCTCGACACCACCAGCGCCGACGGCGGCGGCCTCACCTGCAGCGGCACCGCCGCCGGCGCCGCCCTCGTCGTGCAAGGCTCCGGCACGCTCAACGCCCTCACCGCCAGCGGCACCGACGTTTTTGGCACGTCCATTGGGGATGCCCTCTTCGGCTACCGCGTGCCCGCCGCGGGCATCCTCGTGGAAGGCCCCGTGCTCCTCACCGGCAGCGTCGCCGTCAACGCCATCGGCGGCAACTACTCCGGCACCTACACCACCCCATCCAACTACGCCCCCGGCGACGGCGTGCGCGCCGCCGCGCTCACCCTCGACGGCGCGGCCCGCCTCACCGCCGCCGCCGGCAGCTACACCGGCACGCTCACCGCCTCCGGCTCCGGGCGCACCGGCGGCAACGGCATCGTCCTCTTCGCCGCCTCCGCCACCGCGCCCGCCGCGCTCACCGTCAACTCCACCGCCGCAAACGCCCTCGTCGCCACCGGCGGCGCCACCGCCGCCTCCGGTGCCGTCCCCGCGTGGACCGGCAACGGCGTCGCCGCCATTGACATAAATTATCCGACCGACCTCGTCATCAGCGGCACCGGCCAAATCAAAACCGCCGGCCACAACGGCGTTTATTCCGACGGCGACCTCGCCATCAACGGCGGCAAAATCACCGCCGAGGGCCGCGGCTCCGGCTACGCCCTCCACGCCGCCGGTGGCGTCGCCACCGGCACCGTCACCCTCGCCAACACCGCCGCCCTCATCGTCACCGCCACCAACCGCGACACCCCCGCCAACATCGTCAAAGGCACGCTCGTTGACCCCGGCCACAAACTAAACGCCACCGGCACGACGACCGGCACCGGTGGCACCGGAAATAATAACAACACCGGCGGCGGCGGTGGTGGCGCGCCCTCGCTCCCCTTGCTGGCGCTCCTCGCCCTCCTCGCCGCCCTCCGCGCGAGGAAAACCACCCGCGAATAA
- a CDS encoding DUF4190 domain-containing protein: MPDENQPDTTAAPIDAPAAPENPPTPQPADAPPPPEGRWVWVADTAQPSQSAQLSQPAPAPAPVPAAAPAPVADTAPAAAPGASPASAAPEKRFSKLSLVTLLAGLLVLIWPFTIICGHIARGRIRRSKGALTGGGVALLGLLLGYLGMVACVASTVSGGLWIWRTSSGIRDDIAAGRDPAEAVVSRVAPAVSKLGEPLVKGIMKSEALLPAGVREQINTALDESADQRLSLAGQWLLQQAAANGGCLPGTLDGFGKNALGSLGTQLPGGAAPAAPAQPGDAAGAALPGGMPLPASGMASALGGLDLSMFSSILTRGLAVVPGLTTALPPDTVALHYTKPLADGTVPVFLLGGETARLQPGDPRLAGLALEK; encoded by the coding sequence ATGCCCGACGAAAACCAACCCGACACCACCGCCGCGCCCATTGACGCGCCCGCCGCTCCTGAAAACCCGCCGACGCCGCAGCCGGCGGACGCGCCCCCGCCGCCGGAAGGCCGCTGGGTGTGGGTCGCCGACACCGCGCAACCCTCACAATCCGCGCAACTCTCGCAGCCCGCACCCGCCCCGGCTCCCGTGCCCGCGGCGGCGCCCGCACCCGTTGCGGACACCGCGCCCGCCGCCGCTCCCGGCGCGTCGCCGGCATCCGCCGCGCCGGAGAAGCGTTTCAGCAAACTCTCGCTCGTCACGCTGCTGGCTGGCCTGCTTGTGCTCATCTGGCCGTTCACGATCATCTGCGGCCATATCGCGCGCGGGCGCATCCGTCGCTCCAAGGGCGCTCTCACCGGCGGCGGCGTGGCGCTGCTCGGGCTGTTGCTCGGCTACCTCGGCATGGTGGCCTGCGTCGCCTCGACGGTCTCCGGCGGCCTCTGGATCTGGCGCACCAGCTCCGGCATCCGCGACGACATCGCCGCCGGGCGCGACCCGGCGGAGGCGGTGGTCAGCCGCGTCGCCCCGGCGGTCTCGAAGCTCGGCGAGCCGCTCGTCAAGGGCATCATGAAGAGCGAGGCCCTCCTCCCCGCCGGCGTGCGCGAGCAAATCAACACCGCGCTCGACGAATCCGCCGACCAGCGCCTCTCCCTCGCCGGCCAGTGGCTGCTCCAGCAGGCCGCCGCCAACGGCGGGTGCCTGCCCGGCACGCTCGACGGCTTTGGCAAAAACGCCCTCGGCTCCCTCGGCACGCAACTGCCGGGCGGCGCCGCCCCCGCCGCTCCCGCGCAACCCGGCGACGCCGCCGGCGCCGCGCTGCCCGGCGGCATGCCGCTGCCGGCCTCCGGCATGGCGTCCGCGCTCGGCGGCCTCGACCTCTCGATGTTCTCCTCGATTCTCACGCGCGGCCTCGCCGTCGTCCCCGGCCTCACGACCGCCCTGCCGCCCGACACCGTCGCCCTGCATTACACAAAACCGCTCGCCGACGGCACCGTGCCGGTCTTCCTGCTCGGCGGCGAAACCGCCCGCCTCCAGCCCGGCGACCCGCGCCTCGCGGGCCTCGCGCTCGAAAAGTGA
- a CDS encoding adenylate/guanylate cyclase domain-containing protein yields the protein MPTTKPSARLRAVAPFVIAVAVTLLFAASGITDALDRAWFDLLQRALARSGPAPDDTAIVLVDEQSLQALGADPYAMRWPWPRRAFAGLFTALHRAGARHVVADFLFLENSSDAADDALLGSAAAGLRDITLGALRRPAPGAPPALPVVWPEAFRREHASFFDGGTARSRWGWVDVSPDADGIQRRYTPAGSLGAAALAENKHMPGGEHLLRWAGGLEQLKARGVPVLPAAPFAAAGMAILNEACARTGEFENPAALGAAIGTEPAPVGGIFERVRGRVVFVGANAAGAFDAIATPADAPEPGVIAHWTAFANLRAGTLTRDAGRAPVLAAALAAMLAVAHASPRRRRGRADGGHSPQAGGLRAPAAVAVAVTLLALPGGAALLHFGNIWLAPSLVVIGSVAAFGAGVADGYLRERALKREIQTWFGAYVSPAVVEKLIRDPGSLALGGERRELTVFFSDIAGFTSLSERLDSAQLVALVNGYLHEFSEGVLAHGCYIDKYIGDALMGVFGAPGPLENHALAACRAALECRRRLDAINERLERDHGMRLGVRIGINTGPMVVGNVGTEKKKNYTVLGDAVNLAARLESANKQFGTGILIGPLTAARVAGLLATRPVGLLRVKGKAEAVAVHELVGEPDSLTAAQRGHLGACAEGFAAWCERRFADAAAAYARAVALRADDTVSARYHEAALTLAASPPPEDWDPVIELHSK from the coding sequence ATGCCCACAACGAAACCATCCGCGCGCCTGCGCGCCGTCGCGCCGTTTGTCATCGCCGTCGCCGTCACGCTGTTGTTCGCCGCCAGCGGCATCACCGACGCGCTCGACCGCGCGTGGTTCGATCTGCTCCAGCGCGCCCTCGCCCGGAGCGGGCCCGCGCCGGACGACACCGCCATCGTGCTCGTGGACGAGCAGTCGTTGCAAGCCCTCGGCGCCGATCCCTACGCCATGCGCTGGCCGTGGCCGCGCCGCGCCTTCGCGGGGCTTTTCACCGCGCTGCACCGCGCGGGTGCGAGGCACGTCGTGGCGGATTTTCTTTTTCTGGAAAACTCCTCCGACGCTGCGGACGACGCGTTGCTCGGCTCCGCCGCCGCAGGTTTGCGCGACATCACGCTCGGCGCGCTGCGCCGGCCCGCCCCCGGCGCGCCGCCCGCGCTGCCTGTCGTATGGCCGGAGGCGTTTCGCCGGGAACACGCCTCTTTTTTCGACGGCGGCACCGCCCGGTCGCGCTGGGGCTGGGTTGATGTTTCGCCCGATGCCGACGGCATCCAGCGCCGCTACACGCCCGCCGGTTCGCTGGGCGCGGCGGCGCTGGCGGAAAACAAACATATGCCCGGCGGCGAGCATCTCCTGCGCTGGGCCGGCGGGCTTGAACAGCTCAAGGCGCGCGGCGTGCCCGTGCTGCCCGCCGCGCCTTTCGCCGCAGCGGGCATGGCGATTCTAAACGAAGCATGCGCGCGCACCGGCGAGTTCGAAAATCCCGCCGCGCTCGGCGCCGCCATCGGGACGGAGCCCGCTCCTGTCGGCGGAATTTTCGAGCGCGTGCGCGGGCGCGTGGTGTTCGTAGGGGCCAACGCGGCGGGCGCCTTCGACGCCATCGCCACGCCCGCCGACGCGCCGGAGCCGGGTGTCATCGCGCATTGGACGGCGTTCGCCAACCTGCGCGCCGGCACCCTCACGCGCGACGCGGGCCGCGCTCCCGTGCTGGCGGCGGCGCTGGCGGCGATGCTCGCCGTGGCGCACGCCTCCCCTCGCCGGCGGCGAGGCCGGGCGGACGGCGGACATTCCCCGCAGGCAGGCGGGCTGCGCGCGCCCGCCGCCGTCGCCGTCGCGGTGACGCTGCTCGCGCTCCCCGGCGGCGCGGCGCTGCTGCATTTCGGCAACATCTGGCTCGCGCCGTCCCTCGTCGTCATCGGCTCGGTGGCCGCGTTCGGCGCCGGTGTCGCCGACGGTTATTTGCGCGAACGCGCGCTCAAGCGCGAAATCCAGACGTGGTTCGGCGCCTATGTGTCGCCCGCCGTGGTTGAAAAATTGATACGCGATCCCGGCTCGCTCGCGCTCGGCGGCGAGCGGCGCGAACTGACGGTGTTTTTTTCGGACATCGCCGGCTTCACCTCGCTCAGCGAGCGGCTGGACTCCGCGCAACTCGTCGCGCTCGTGAACGGCTACCTGCACGAGTTCAGCGAGGGCGTGCTCGCGCACGGCTGCTACATCGACAAATACATCGGCGACGCGCTCATGGGCGTCTTCGGCGCGCCCGGGCCGCTGGAAAACCACGCGCTCGCCGCATGCCGTGCCGCGCTCGAATGCCGCCGCCGGCTCGACGCCATCAACGAGCGTCTCGAACGCGACCACGGCATGCGGCTGGGCGTGCGCATCGGCATCAACACCGGCCCGATGGTCGTCGGCAACGTGGGCACGGAGAAAAAGAAAAACTACACCGTGCTCGGCGACGCGGTGAACCTCGCCGCGCGCCTCGAAAGCGCAAACAAGCAGTTCGGCACCGGCATCCTCATCGGCCCGCTCACCGCCGCGCGCGTGGCCGGGCTGCTGGCGACGCGCCCCGTCGGCCTGCTCCGCGTGAAAGGCAAGGCCGAGGCCGTGGCCGTGCACGAGCTCGTGGGCGAGCCCGATTCGCTCACCGCCGCGCAACGCGGGCACCTGGGTGCCTGCGCGGAGGGTTTCGCGGCGTGGTGCGAACGCCGTTTCGCCGATGCCGCCGCCGCCTACGCCCGCGCGGTCGCGCTCCGTGCCGACGACACCGTCTCCGCGCGCTACCACGAGGCCGCGCTCACCCTCGCCGCCAGTCCGCCCCCGGAGGATTGGGACCCGGTGATCGAGCTGCATTCAAAATGA
- a CDS encoding DUF4412 domain-containing protein, with product MNTHNKQHTKPLALAAALLITLGALAAPASAASDFEGRIDMKISNPQSKENNNAVISTYIKMPKLRIEMNAALDVSGTAAKPGKKQAQEFAMTIITDTETEENLILMPQQKMYMVSKGNRGNASASGQAEDAYKPTGRTDTILGHRVEEYASTGSGEYTEMWLASGLGAFRMAGTGPNARQQEKKGWEKFLEEKGLFPLKVTTYKKEGDDKMMYQMEVIKIEKGSQPDSLFVPPADYKRLDMGGMFGGMSDAMKDAAAESAKEGAKDAAKQKAKSSVWDRLKNLGK from the coding sequence ATGAACACACATAACAAACAACACACCAAGCCGCTGGCCCTCGCCGCCGCGCTTCTCATCACGCTGGGCGCGCTCGCCGCGCCCGCGTCCGCCGCCTCGGATTTCGAGGGGCGCATCGACATGAAAATCAGCAACCCGCAATCCAAGGAAAACAACAACGCCGTCATCAGCACCTATATAAAAATGCCGAAACTGCGCATCGAGATGAATGCCGCGCTCGACGTGAGCGGCACCGCCGCCAAGCCCGGCAAAAAGCAGGCGCAGGAGTTTGCCATGACGATCATCACCGACACCGAGACCGAGGAAAACCTCATCCTCATGCCGCAGCAGAAAATGTATATGGTGTCGAAAGGCAACCGCGGCAACGCCTCCGCGTCCGGCCAGGCCGAGGACGCCTACAAGCCCACCGGACGCACCGACACCATCCTCGGCCATCGCGTCGAGGAATACGCCAGCACCGGCTCCGGCGAATACACGGAAATGTGGCTCGCCAGCGGCCTCGGCGCCTTCCGCATGGCCGGCACCGGCCCGAACGCCAGGCAGCAGGAAAAGAAAGGCTGGGAAAAATTCCTGGAGGAGAAGGGCCTGTTCCCGCTGAAAGTCACCACCTATAAAAAGGAGGGCGACGACAAGATGATGTATCAAATGGAGGTGATCAAAATCGAAAAAGGCAGCCAGCCCGACTCGCTCTTCGTCCCTCCCGCCGATTACAAAAGACTCGACATGGGCGGCATGTTCGGCGGCATGTCGGACGCCATGAAGGACGCCGCCGCCGAAAGCGCCAAGGAAGGCGCGAAGGATGCCGCCAAGCAAAAAGCCAAAAGCAGCGTCTGGGACCGGCTCAAGAATCTCGGGAAATAA
- a CDS encoding outer membrane beta-barrel protein, whose product MTAKSTAKILMRFLPLLLIASVLPARAAVVSPFIRAGVDYSKPNAIEEVRGANSDNWKDKLDGWKPGYFAEIGLTLFDSHTFGLEAGYMKISDSVDNSLIGSGTGQTPVAITEKTQIPILLNYRYTLGLGPVGLYVGASVGMMSDKAGWKADVNHAIENYKDSNWIGLYGATAGVVIKLGKTWALDVGARALASKEKTFSDNVEDESVTIGKNKLYWRPNVRAALSCRW is encoded by the coding sequence ATGACCGCAAAATCCACCGCCAAAATCCTCATGCGGTTCCTACCACTGCTTTTAATCGCATCGGTCCTCCCGGCCCGTGCCGCCGTCGTCTCGCCCTTCATCCGCGCGGGCGTTGACTACAGCAAACCCAACGCCATCGAGGAAGTCCGGGGTGCCAATTCCGACAACTGGAAGGACAAGCTCGACGGCTGGAAGCCCGGCTACTTCGCCGAGATCGGCCTCACCCTTTTCGACAGTCACACCTTCGGCCTCGAAGCCGGATATATGAAAATCAGCGATTCCGTGGACAATTCGCTCATCGGCTCCGGCACCGGCCAGACGCCGGTTGCCATCACCGAAAAAACCCAAATCCCGATTCTCCTCAATTACCGCTACACCCTCGGCCTCGGCCCCGTCGGCCTCTACGTCGGCGCCTCCGTCGGCATGATGAGCGACAAGGCCGGCTGGAAGGCCGATGTCAACCACGCGATCGAAAACTACAAGGATTCCAACTGGATCGGCCTCTACGGCGCGACCGCCGGCGTCGTTATAAAACTCGGCAAGACATGGGCGCTGGATGTCGGCGCCCGCGCTCTGGCCTCCAAGGAAAAAACCTTCTCCGACAACGTCGAGGACGAGTCCGTCACCATCGGCAAAAACAAACTCTACTGGCGCCCCAACGTCCGCGCCGCCCTGAGCTGCCGCTGGTGA
- a CDS encoding beta-ketoacyl synthase N-terminal-like domain-containing protein, with amino-acid sequence MASNLPPSQRVVVTGLGAIASIGHDVDTFWSNLLAGKSGIDRVTQFDPTNFTCQIGAEVRDWNIENHWDPKEARRNDRYTHFGMAAAKQAFKDAGLDMAGEDADRVGVVIGSGIGGMSTYETQLKRLIEGGPRKVSPFTIPSLIGNMCSGLFAIEIGARGPNFGLVSACATATHCIGESMHMIRRGDADIMIAGGAEASITPFGYASFCSMKAMSTRNDAPQQASRPFDKG; translated from the coding sequence ATGGCATCCAACCTTCCTCCCAGCCAACGCGTGGTCGTCACCGGCCTCGGCGCCATCGCCTCCATCGGTCACGACGTGGACACTTTCTGGAGCAACCTCCTCGCGGGCAAAAGCGGCATCGACCGCGTCACCCAGTTTGATCCCACGAACTTCACCTGCCAGATCGGCGCCGAAGTCCGTGACTGGAACATCGAAAACCACTGGGACCCCAAGGAAGCCCGTCGCAACGACCGCTACACCCACTTCGGCATGGCCGCCGCCAAGCAGGCCTTCAAGGACGCCGGACTCGACATGGCCGGGGAGGACGCCGACCGCGTCGGCGTCGTCATCGGCTCCGGCATCGGCGGCATGTCCACCTACGAAACCCAGCTCAAGCGCCTCATCGAAGGCGGCCCCCGCAAGGTCTCGCCCTTCACCATTCCCTCGCTGATCGGCAACATGTGCAGCGGTCTCTTCGCCATCGAGATCGGCGCGCGCGGCCCCAATTTCGGCCTCGTCTCCGCCTGCGCCACCGCCACCCACTGCATCGGCGAATCCATGCACATGATCCGCCGGGGCGACGCCGACATCATGATCGCAGGAGGCGCGGAAGCCTCCATCACGCCCTTCGGCTACGCCAGCTTCTGCTCCATGAAGGCCATGAGCACGCGCAACGACGCCCCGCAGCAGGCCAGCCGTCCCTTCGACAAGGGCTAG
- a CDS encoding cation:proton antiporter: MPTHDIALIVTLAAGFVLAFVFGFAVSKVSLPPLVGYLLAGVVIGPFTPGFVADTALAGQLAEIGVMLLMFGVGLHFSMSDLMAVRRIAILGAVAQIAVAMALGAGLAVLWGWGLGGGIMFGLCLSVASTVVLLRALDERNLVDSPNGRIAVGWLIVEDLAMVLVLVLLPAFTELLGGQAPGTEHGADGAAGAHGLTFTLAVTLLKVGAFVALAMILGPRVVPWVLRQVARTGSRELFTLAVLAVALGIAYGATRVFGVSFALGAFFAGMVLNGSDFSHKAATNSLPLQDAFAVLFFVSVGMLFDPMIIVREPLMLAGVLLVILIGKTLAAAGIVLVLGYPLSTAFLVAASLAQVGEFSFILGGLGISCKLLPSDGLSLILGGSLFSITFSPLVFQAADALAARILKNAAWKTRFETSRRERFVRIQKDFDDARERARKKAAARKTVSPEQLAERFPLFSGLAPEQREVVALHFNTVEAQPGQRIIRAGDEADTAYFIASGEVEISVTGRKIKLQAGDFFGEMALLSKARRTADVTAIDYTQLLRLSRADFLRFMKKHPDIRDHVTALAHERETMNRTQPPFGETSAPESSESRAV, from the coding sequence ATGCCCACCCACGATATCGCGCTCATCGTCACGCTCGCGGCAGGTTTTGTCCTGGCCTTTGTGTTTGGCTTCGCCGTCAGCAAGGTTTCGCTGCCGCCGCTGGTCGGCTACCTGCTGGCCGGCGTGGTCATCGGGCCGTTCACGCCGGGCTTCGTCGCCGACACGGCGCTGGCGGGGCAACTCGCGGAAATCGGCGTGATGCTGCTCATGTTCGGCGTCGGGCTGCATTTTTCCATGTCCGATCTCATGGCCGTGCGAAGGATCGCCATCTTGGGGGCCGTCGCGCAAATCGCGGTCGCCATGGCGTTGGGGGCGGGCCTGGCCGTGTTGTGGGGCTGGGGGCTCGGCGGTGGCATCATGTTCGGACTTTGCCTCTCGGTGGCGAGCACGGTCGTGCTCCTGCGCGCGCTGGACGAGCGCAACCTGGTTGACTCGCCCAACGGGCGCATCGCGGTCGGCTGGCTGATTGTCGAGGACCTCGCGATGGTGTTGGTGCTGGTGCTGCTGCCGGCGTTCACGGAGCTGCTCGGCGGGCAGGCGCCGGGGACAGAGCACGGCGCGGACGGCGCCGCCGGCGCGCACGGGCTAACGTTCACGCTGGCGGTCACATTGCTCAAGGTCGGGGCGTTCGTGGCCCTGGCGATGATTCTCGGGCCGCGCGTGGTGCCGTGGGTGCTGCGGCAGGTGGCGCGCACGGGGTCGCGCGAGTTGTTCACGCTCGCGGTGCTGGCGGTGGCGCTGGGCATCGCCTACGGGGCGACGCGGGTCTTCGGCGTCTCGTTTGCGCTGGGCGCGTTTTTCGCGGGCATGGTGCTCAACGGCTCCGATTTCAGCCACAAGGCCGCCACCAATTCGCTGCCGTTGCAGGATGCGTTTGCGGTGTTGTTTTTCGTGTCGGTGGGGATGCTGTTCGATCCCATGATAATCGTGCGCGAGCCGCTCATGCTTGCGGGCGTGCTGCTGGTGATCCTGATCGGCAAAACGCTCGCCGCCGCGGGCATCGTGCTCGTGCTCGGCTACCCGTTGAGCACGGCGTTCCTGGTCGCCGCGTCGCTTGCGCAGGTCGGCGAGTTTTCGTTCATCCTCGGCGGCCTCGGCATCAGCTGCAAGCTGCTCCCGTCCGACGGGCTCAGCCTCATTTTGGGCGGCTCGTTGTTCTCCATCACGTTCAGCCCGCTGGTTTTTCAGGCTGCCGACGCGCTGGCCGCCCGCATCCTGAAAAATGCCGCCTGGAAGACGCGCTTCGAGACAAGCCGCCGGGAGCGCTTCGTGCGCATCCAGAAGGACTTTGACGACGCCCGCGAGCGCGCCCGCAAAAAGGCCGCCGCGCGCAAGACCGTCTCGCCCGAGCAACTCGCCGAGCGTTTTCCGCTCTTCAGCGGCCTCGCGCCCGAGCAGCGCGAGGTCGTGGCGCTGCATTTCAACACCGTGGAGGCCCAGCCCGGACAGCGCATCATCCGCGCGGGCGACGAGGCCGACACCGCCTACTTCATCGCCTCGGGCGAGGTGGAAATCTCCGTGACGGGGCGCAAAATCAAGCTGCAAGCCGGCGACTTTTTTGGCGAGATGGCGCTCCTCAGCAAGGCGCGCCGCACGGCGGATGTCACGGCGATCGACTACACGCAACTGCTCCGGCTCAGCCGCGCCGACTTTCTTCGGTTCATGAAAAAACATCCCGACATCCGCGACCATGTTACGGCCCTGGCCCATGAGCGCGAAACCATGAACCGCACACAGCCTCCTTTTGGGGAAACTTCCGCCCCGGAATCCTCGGAATCACGCGCAGTGTGA
- a CDS encoding relaxase domain-containing protein, with amino-acid sequence MARLRWLTANPYMRDADSQASIESGQCARIFCEHLAVGDYYMDGHVVAGEWRGVAASMLGRESVVDEKSFLGLCDGLHPETGQRLTARRNTTWRDANKTVSNHRVFYDFTISPPKSVSVIALYQDARIIELHDRVVRVMVDELEKFAETRVRKDGANIERETGGVIAALFRHDTNRLSAMLFEMRASQSEMICLAGALVMAGASVFLVTLRVIPRIPGRKFPQKEAVCGSWFRAHGPGP; translated from the coding sequence ATGGCGCGGCTGCGTTGGTTGACGGCAAACCCTTATATGAGAGATGCGGACTCCCAAGCCTCAATTGAATCTGGCCAATGCGCGAGGATATTCTGCGAGCATCTGGCCGTGGGCGACTACTACATGGACGGCCATGTGGTGGCCGGCGAGTGGCGCGGCGTCGCCGCGTCCATGCTCGGGCGCGAAAGCGTGGTGGATGAAAAAAGTTTCCTCGGGCTGTGCGACGGGCTGCATCCGGAAACCGGACAACGGCTGACCGCGCGTCGCAATACGACATGGCGTGACGCAAACAAGACCGTGTCAAATCATCGTGTGTTTTACGATTTTACAATCAGCCCGCCGAAGTCGGTTTCCGTTATCGCGCTTTATCAGGATGCCCGGATTATCGAGCTCCATGACCGGGTCGTGCGCGTGATGGTCGATGAGCTGGAAAAGTTCGCCGAGACGCGGGTGCGCAAGGACGGCGCAAACATCGAACGCGAGACCGGCGGGGTCATCGCCGCATTGTTCCGGCACGACACCAACCGTCTTTCGGCAATGCTATTTGAGATGCGAGCAAGCCAATCCGAGATGATTTGCCTCGCCGGGGCTCTCGTAATGGCGGGAGCGTCCGTGTTTTTGGTCACACTGCGCGTGATTCCGAGGATTCCGGGGCGGAAGTTTCCCCAAAAGGAGGCTGTGTGCGGTTCATGGTTTCGCGCTCATGGGCCAGGGCCGTAA